Below is a genomic region from Gammaproteobacteria bacterium.
TGGCGGGGAGGGGAACGGACTTTGCCATGAAGATCCTTGTCATCAACTGCGGCAGCTCCTCGATCAAGTACCAGTTGTTCGAGAGCGACGGCTGGCATGTCATGGTGAAGGGGGGAGTCGATCGCATCGGCGAGCCGATGGCGGAATTTAGACAGATCTGGTTCCAAGGTGACACCGTCGAAGAGCGTTTGAAGGAATCCCTGCACATCCCGGATCACCGCCGGGGACTCCAGCGTGTCATCGAGGCCCTGTACGACGCCGGACCGCTCAACGAAGCCGCGGAACTCGGTGCCGTCGGGCACCGGGTGGTCCACGGTGGAGAACGCTTTCATTCTCCGGCGCGGATCGACGCTGCCGTGGTCGGGGCAATCCGCGAGACCGTACCCCTGGCGCCGCTGCACAATCCCGCCAACCTGGACGGCATCGAGGTGACGCGGTCCCTGCTGCCCGGGATCCCGCAGGTGGCGGTGTTCGACACCGCGTATCACCAGACAATGCCGCCGGTCGCCTGGCGCTACGCGGTGCCGCTCTCACTGTACCAGGAGTATCGCGTGCGCCGCTACGGGTTTCACGGAACCTCGCACCAGTACGTTGCCCGGCGTGCCGCGGAGTTCCTGGGCCGACCGCTTGCCGACTGCAATCTGATCACCCTGCATCTGGGAAACGGTGCCAGCGCGACGGCGATCGCAGGGGGGCGCAGCGTGGATACCTCCATGGGTTTAACACCTCTGGAGGGACTTGTGATGGGTACACGCGGCGGCGACATCGATCCGGGCGTGCTCGTCTACCTGTCCAGGAATGCGCAGATGAACATTGACGACCTGGACGATCTGCTGAACCGCCGCAGCGGCCTGCTCGGGGTCTGTGGGGTCAACGACATGCGCGAGATTGTGCGGCAGGCCGAGGCGGGCCAACAGGATGCCCGTCTGGCAATCGAGCTGTTCTGCTACCGGTTGAAGAAGTACATCGGTGCCTACCTGGCAGTCCTCGGCCGGGTGGACGCCCTGGTATTCACCGGAGGTATTGGGGAGAACAGTGCAGAAATCCGTGCTCGAGCTTGCGATAACCTGGCGTCGTGTGGCATCGTCATCGATTTGGAGGCCAATCACTCTGCGCAGCGGACCGAACGTCGGGTCTCGCCTGACGGTAGCCGGGTCGCCGCCCTTGTTATTCCCACCAACGAGGAGCTCGAGATTGCCCGCCTGACACTGGCGACCCTGGATTGAGCACCCACAGCCCCGGCGTGTTTGCGACCGGTTCGTCACGGCCGATACAACCTCCGGGGCACCCTGTTGTCGACTTCAGAGTTTTTCCGTTCGCGGTGCGCCGCTCCAAACGCACCGTCCTAGCGGCTGGATTCGCGAAGGTTCTGGCAGGGTACGTCGCGTACCGCGCCCGGCAGGTATTTTCGCCGGTCGGTAGGGATTTCGCCACCACGGTCGATACAGCAGTCACTCCCGCTGCCGTTCTTCACCTTGTTACGAATCTGCCGGATTCGCCCTTCGGTTTCCACCTCGACGTGGGCCTGGGCCATATCGATGCTGTCGGCAAATCTCTCCATTGACAGTTCTTCCGATTACCCGCAACACAACGGAGTATGCGCGGCGGGTGTTGCGAATCGATGACTGCCAAGACGCGATCATCCTTTCGTCACAAGTGAGAAACATTCGAGGTCTAATGTGACGTGATCGACCGAAACACCATTGACGAGACACCACCGGAGGATTCGAACATGGCGACTGCTGCGGCTGATTTCCTGTCCAACGAAGGCCCGCTGACCCGGGAAGCACTCGCAAGGATCGATGCTTACTGGAGGGCCTGCAACTATCTCGCGGTCGGCATGATCTATCTGCAGGACAACCCCCTGCTGCGTGAACCTCTGAAGGCCGAGCACATCAAGAAGCGGCTGCTGGGACACTGGGGCGCCAGTCCGGGGCTCGCCTTCATGTACGTACATCTGAACCGCCTGATCGTCGAACAGGATCAGGAGACGATTTTTCTCGCCGGACCGGGGCACGGTGCGCCGGGCGTGCTCGCGCCTGTCTATCTGGAGGGCACCTACGCGGAGATCTATCCGGACAAGAGCGAGGACGAGGAAGGGATGCGGCGCTTCTTCAAGCAGTTCTCGTTTCCCGGCGGCATTGGCAGCCATTGCACCCCCGAGACCCCCGGGTCCATTCACGAGGGCGGTGAGCTCGGTTACTCCATCTCGCACGCCTTCGGCGCCGCGTTCGACAACCCGGAGCTGCTGGTGGCGGTCGCTGTGGGCGACGGCGAGGCGGAGACCGGGCCGCTGGCTACCGCCTGGCATTCCGCCAAGTTCCTGAATCCGATCCGCGATGGGGCGGTGCTGCCTATCCTCCATTTGAATGGCTACAAGATCAACAATCCCACGATCCTGTCGCGGATCCCCAATGAGGAACTTGCGGAGCTTATGCGCGGTTACGGCTGGATGCCCCATTTCGTCGAGGGGGACGATCCGCCGATCATGCATCAGGCCATGGCGGCCACCCTCGATCAATGTCTGCGCGAGATTCGCACCATCCAGGGGGAGGCCCGCTCCTCGGGCGAGGCCACGCGCGCCCACTGGCCCATGATCGTGCTGCGCACCCCCAAGGGCTGGCGGGGTCCGGAGAGCGTGGACGGCAAGAAGGTGGAGGGTTCCTGGCGCGCACACCAGGTCCCGCTTGCCGGAATCCACGAGAACCCCGCGCATCTGCGGCAGCTCGAAGAGTGGCTACGCAGTTTCGAGCCGTCGGAGCTTTTCGACGAAAACGGCAGTCTGCTCGCCGAGATCCGGGGCATTGCTCCCCGAGGTACGATGCGCATGAGCGCCAACCCTCATGCCAATGGTGGGTTGCTGCGCCGCGCCCTGCGCATGCCCGACTTCCGGAACTACGCCCAGGAGGTCACCAAGCCCGCCCAGACCAGCGCGATGAACACCAAGCCGCTCGGGGCGATGCTGCGCGACGTCATGGCCCGGAATATGGAGAACTTCCGCGTCTTCGGCCCCGACGAGAACACCTCGAACAAGCTGGATGCGATCTACGAGGTCTCGAAGAAGCTCTGGCTCGCGGAGTACCGGCCCGAAGATGCTGATGGCGGGGAGCTGGCCCCGGACGGGCGGGTCATGGAGATGCTTTCCGAACACACCCTGGAGGGCTGGTACGAGGGCTATGTCCTCACCGGCAGGCACGGTTTCTTCGCCACTTATGAGGCCTTCGCCCACGTGATCGACTCCATGTACAACCAGCATGCGAAATGGCTCGCCATCTGCGAGGAGATCCCCTGGCGCGCGCCGGTATCCTCGATCAACCTGCTGATCACCTCGACCGTCTGGCGCCAGGACCACAACGGCTTTACCCACCAGGACCCGGGATTCATCGACGTGGTGGTCAACAAGAACCCGGAGGTCACGCGGATCTATCTGCCGCCGGACGTCAACTGTCTGCTGTCGACCGCCGACCACTGCCTGCGCAGTCACGATGACATCAACGTCATCGTCTGCGACAAGCAGAATCACCTTCAGTATCTCGACATGGACGCCGCCATCAGGCACTGCACCAAGGGGCTGGGCATCTGGGACTGGGCGAGCAACGACCAGGGCTCGGAGCCGGATGTTGTCATGGTCGGATGCGGCGACATCCCCACCAAGGAGGCTCTGGCGGCGACCGCGATGCTGCGCCAGCATTTTCCGGATCTGAAAGTCCGGTTCATCAACGTGGTGGACCTGTTTCGGATGACCCCCGCCGGCGAACATCCCCATGGTCTCTCCGACCGGGACTTCGACAGCCTGTTCACCAAAGACAAGCCCGTGATCTTCAACTTCCACGGCTATCCCTGGCTGGTCCATCGGCTCGCCTACCGGCGCACCAACCACCGGAATCTGCACGTGCGCGGCTACAAGGAGAAGGGCAACATCAACACCCCGCTCGAGCTTGCCATCAGTAACGAGATCGACCGCTTCAGTCTGGCCATCGATGTCATCAACCGGGTTCCGCGCCTTCAGGTGGCCGGCGCCCACGTCAAGGAGATGCTTCGGGACAAGCAGATCGAATGCCGGAACTACGCCCACACCTTCGGCATCGACGATCCTGAGGTCGCGGACTGGACCTGGCCCTATTGAGTCTGTGGGGTTGCTGGACCCGATCGCGCCGAATAACCGCTAACGGTTCGGGTGCGAGCGATACCGAACAAGTAAAGAGGATGCAATCGATGAGTGCGATCATGAAACCGGGCAAACCCGATGTGGTGCGCGAGCACACCCGGGTCGGCTTGTCACGCGAAGTCCTGAAACGGGCCTGGATCGATAACCTTTTCTATGTCCAGGGTCGCTTTCTGGAGGTCGCTACCCCTCGGGATCTCTATATGGCGTCCGCCTATACGGTCCGCGACCGCTTGCTGGCGCGATGGGTCAAGTCGGCGCAGACCTACAAGAAGACCAACGCGCGAACGGTGTGCTATCTGTCCGCCGAATACCTGCTGGGTCCCCACCTGGTCAACAATCTGATTAATCTCGGGATCGTCGAGGAGGCCCGTGAGGCCGGTAGGGAACTCGATCTGGACTTCGAGGCCATCGTGGAGCAGGAGGTGGAACCCGGTCTTGGCAACGGCGGGCTCGGGCGGCTCGCAGCCTGCTACATGGACTCGCTGGCCACGTTACAGATTCCGGCTATCGGCTACGGGATCCGCTACGAGTTCGGCATCTTCGACCAGGTCATCGAGGACGGCTGGCAGGTCGAGCGAACCGATGTGTGGCTCCGCGACGGAAACCCCTGGGAGATCCAGCGACCCAAGCTTCGCTTTCACGTCGGGTTTGGTGGCCACACCGAACACCACCGGGACGACGGCGATCTGCGGGTTCACTGGGCGCCGGAGCAGATCATCAACGGTGTCGCGTACGACACGCCGATCCTGGGATATGGCGTCGATAACGTCAATCTTCTGCGGCTCTGGAAGGCCGAGGCCACCGAGTCGCTGAACTTTCAGGTCTTCAACACGGGTGATTACTACGGGGCGGTTCAAGAGAAGGTCAAGGCGGAAAGCATCTCGAAGGTCCTCTATCCGAACGACGAGCCGGAGGTCGGCAAGGAACTGAGGTTGAAACAGCAGTATTTTTTCGTGACCTGCTCCCTGCAGGACATGATCCGGATACAGCTAGGCGTGACAGGGTCGCTGGAAGGTTTCCACGAGAAATACGCGGTCCAACTGAACGATACCCATCCGACGATCGCGGTGCCCGAACTCATGCGTCTTCTGGTCGATGAGCATCACATGGGTTGGGACCAGGCCTGGGAGATTACCCGCAACACCTTCGCCTACACCAACCACACCCTGTTGCCCGAGGCCCTGGAGACCTGGTCGGTGGACCTCTTTGCCCGTCTGCTGCCGCGGCATCTCGAGATCATCTACGAGATCAACCACCGCTTCCTCGACCAGGTAAGGATGCGCTTCCTGGCCGACGAGGCGCGGATCGCGCGCATGTCACTGATCGACGATCGGAACGGACGCAAGGTGCGGATGGCCAACCTGGCGACCGTGGGCAGCTTCGCGGTCAACGGGGTGGCCGCGATGCACTCGGAACTGGTCAAGAACACGATCCTGAAGGACTTCTACGAGATGTGGCCTGAGAAGTTCCACAATGTCACAAACGGTGTGACGCCGCGGCGGTTCGTGGTGGTCAGCAATCCCCGGCTGGCCAAGTTGCTGACCCGACGCTGCGGCAGCGATCAGTGGATCCGTGATTTCGGTTGCATCAGCGTGTTGGAGAAGCACGCTGAAGATGCGGGTTTCCGCGAAGAGTGGAAGCAGGTCAAGACCCAGGCGAAACAGGACCTCGCGAAATGGCTGGGGTCGCATGCCGGTGTTGCCGTCGATCCCGAGACCCTCTTCGACGTGCAGGCCAAGCGAATCCACGAGTACAAGCGTCAGCATCTCAATGTGCTGCACATTATTACACTCTACGAACGCCTGAAGTCGAACCCGAACCTCGAGATTCCTCCGCGCACCTTCATCTTCGGCGGTAAGGCCGCCCCCGGATACTTCATGGCGAAACTGATCATTAAGCTCATCAATGCCGTGGGGGAGGTGATCAACCACGATCCGCAAGTCAATGGTACGCTTCGGGTCGCCTTCATGCCCGACTTCAGCGTCAAGAACGGTCAGCGCCTCTATCCGGCCGCGGACCTGTCCGAGCAGATCTCCATGGCCGGCAAGGAGGCCTCAGGCACGGGTAACATGAAGTTCTCCATGAACGGGGCCCTGACCATCGGTACGCTCGACGGGGCAAACGTGGAGATCCGAGAAGCGGTCGGCGAGGAGAACTTCTTCCTGTTTGGCCTGACCGCTGAGGAGGTTCGCCAGCGCCAGGCCGAGAGATACCATCCTTGGTCGTTTTACGACCAGAATCCGGAACTCCGATCGGTTATCGACCTCATCAATTCCGGGCTGTTCTCACATGGCGACACGGAACTCTTCCGTCCGATCACGGACAATCTGCTGCACGACGACCCCTTCATGGTCCTGGCGGACTATGCGTCGTACGTGGAACGGCAGGGTGACGTGGATCAGGCGTGGCGTGATCCGGCGCTGTGGAACCGCATGTCGATTCTGAACGTCGCGCGCATGGGCAAGTTCTCGTCGGACCGGTCTATCCAAGATTACCGCGAGAATATTTGGAAGGTCGATCCGGTCCCCGCTCGGATCTAGCCCGCGCGGCAGGCCATTGGCGACAGTGGCGGGAAGCAGAAATGGCTCCAGACGGTATATGGCCGCGGGTTCAGGTTCATCGGTACCGTTCGGGTCGTGTCGTCGACCGGGAACCCGTGGTCGACGCGGCGGGTCTCGAACGATTCGCCCTGTTCGGCATCTCACAGGGCTGTGCGTCTCCGTGGAGTATGCCGTTCGCCATCCCGGACGCGTCACCCGAGCAGATGAACTGGTTCAATGAACTGTAGCGCAGCACGGTCTCGGCTGAGCATGCCGCCCGGTTGCACAACGAGTTCGGAGAGATCGATGTGTTCGGCGCCTGTCGAGCGTCCGGGTGCCCAATCTCGTACTTCACGCGCGCAACGACGCAGAGAACCCGCTGGAGGCGGGGCGCGCGTTCGCCACCCACATATCCGGTGCCCGTTTCGTCACCCTGGAGAGCGAGAACCATATCAGGCTGGCGCAGGAACCGGCATTCGAGCGCCTCGTCAACGAAATCGACCTTTCCCTCGGCGAAGATGTCAACTGATTGCGGCAATCGGACAGTCCGGAGATCGTCCCCGCTCCGAATGCCCAGGGCCGATCATCGTCGTCGCGATCGTGGAGGGGGCGTCGTTTACCAGGATGCTGCGAAAGTTATCAGGAGTTGTCCATAGGAATGAAGGTATTGCTTGATGAAAAGCTCGCGCCGGATACCTAGGCGCTGTTCGCCGCCGCGGCGCGGCATCATCGTCAAGATCACCGAATACGGCAACACCTACGAGGCTGCAAACCTGACCAAGCGCTTGCTCATCTACGTACTGAGCAAGTCCTTCCAGAGGCGCGATGCGCAGGAGGCGCTGGTTCTGAAGGACGTCGCGTCGATCGTTCCAGATTCTTATACCGGGTTAGAACTGGCGGACAAGACCGTTGGGCCGATCGGCTGCGGCAGGGTGGCCCAGGGACCCTGGCCATGCAGATTGAACCCCGCAAATGCGTGCTTGGCTACGACAGCCACCCGGAGGTGGTATACCGCAATCACCATCTCACCAACCCGCTGGAGCTGCCGCCGATCGAGTACTGCCAGTTCCAGGAGATCGCGCAGGAGGCGGATGTGGTCAGCCTCCATACCAGCGGCAGCGAGAAGATCCTGGGCATGGAAGAGATCTATCGCTCGGACCGCAAACCGTTCATCGGCGATACGTCGTGAAGCGAGGCCTGCCGTCGTTCCG
It encodes:
- a CDS encoding alpha/beta hydrolase: MPNLVLHARNDAENPLEAGRAFATHISGARFVTLESENHIRLAQEPAFERLVNEIDLSLGEDVN
- a CDS encoding acetate kinase, yielding MKILVINCGSSSIKYQLFESDGWHVMVKGGVDRIGEPMAEFRQIWFQGDTVEERLKESLHIPDHRRGLQRVIEALYDAGPLNEAAELGAVGHRVVHGGERFHSPARIDAAVVGAIRETVPLAPLHNPANLDGIEVTRSLLPGIPQVAVFDTAYHQTMPPVAWRYAVPLSLYQEYRVRRYGFHGTSHQYVARRAAEFLGRPLADCNLITLHLGNGASATAIAGGRSVDTSMGLTPLEGLVMGTRGGDIDPGVLVYLSRNAQMNIDDLDDLLNRRSGLLGVCGVNDMREIVRQAEAGQQDARLAIELFCYRLKKYIGAYLAVLGRVDALVFTGGIGENSAEIRARACDNLASCGIVIDLEANHSAQRTERRVSPDGSRVAALVIPTNEELEIARLTLATLD
- a CDS encoding phosphoketolase family protein, whose protein sequence is MATAAADFLSNEGPLTREALARIDAYWRACNYLAVGMIYLQDNPLLREPLKAEHIKKRLLGHWGASPGLAFMYVHLNRLIVEQDQETIFLAGPGHGAPGVLAPVYLEGTYAEIYPDKSEDEEGMRRFFKQFSFPGGIGSHCTPETPGSIHEGGELGYSISHAFGAAFDNPELLVAVAVGDGEAETGPLATAWHSAKFLNPIRDGAVLPILHLNGYKINNPTILSRIPNEELAELMRGYGWMPHFVEGDDPPIMHQAMAATLDQCLREIRTIQGEARSSGEATRAHWPMIVLRTPKGWRGPESVDGKKVEGSWRAHQVPLAGIHENPAHLRQLEEWLRSFEPSELFDENGSLLAEIRGIAPRGTMRMSANPHANGGLLRRALRMPDFRNYAQEVTKPAQTSAMNTKPLGAMLRDVMARNMENFRVFGPDENTSNKLDAIYEVSKKLWLAEYRPEDADGGELAPDGRVMEMLSEHTLEGWYEGYVLTGRHGFFATYEAFAHVIDSMYNQHAKWLAICEEIPWRAPVSSINLLITSTVWRQDHNGFTHQDPGFIDVVVNKNPEVTRIYLPPDVNCLLSTADHCLRSHDDINVIVCDKQNHLQYLDMDAAIRHCTKGLGIWDWASNDQGSEPDVVMVGCGDIPTKEALAATAMLRQHFPDLKVRFINVVDLFRMTPAGEHPHGLSDRDFDSLFTKDKPVIFNFHGYPWLVHRLAYRRTNHRNLHVRGYKEKGNINTPLELAISNEIDRFSLAIDVINRVPRLQVAGAHVKEMLRDKQIECRNYAHTFGIDDPEVADWTWPY
- a CDS encoding molecular chaperone DnaK; this translates as MERFADSIDMAQAHVEVETEGRIRQIRNKVKNGSGSDCCIDRGGEIPTDRRKYLPGAVRDVPCQNLRESSR
- a CDS encoding glycogen/starch/alpha-glucan phosphorylase, with the translated sequence MSAIMKPGKPDVVREHTRVGLSREVLKRAWIDNLFYVQGRFLEVATPRDLYMASAYTVRDRLLARWVKSAQTYKKTNARTVCYLSAEYLLGPHLVNNLINLGIVEEAREAGRELDLDFEAIVEQEVEPGLGNGGLGRLAACYMDSLATLQIPAIGYGIRYEFGIFDQVIEDGWQVERTDVWLRDGNPWEIQRPKLRFHVGFGGHTEHHRDDGDLRVHWAPEQIINGVAYDTPILGYGVDNVNLLRLWKAEATESLNFQVFNTGDYYGAVQEKVKAESISKVLYPNDEPEVGKELRLKQQYFFVTCSLQDMIRIQLGVTGSLEGFHEKYAVQLNDTHPTIAVPELMRLLVDEHHMGWDQAWEITRNTFAYTNHTLLPEALETWSVDLFARLLPRHLEIIYEINHRFLDQVRMRFLADEARIARMSLIDDRNGRKVRMANLATVGSFAVNGVAAMHSELVKNTILKDFYEMWPEKFHNVTNGVTPRRFVVVSNPRLAKLLTRRCGSDQWIRDFGCISVLEKHAEDAGFREEWKQVKTQAKQDLAKWLGSHAGVAVDPETLFDVQAKRIHEYKRQHLNVLHIITLYERLKSNPNLEIPPRTFIFGGKAAPGYFMAKLIIKLINAVGEVINHDPQVNGTLRVAFMPDFSVKNGQRLYPAADLSEQISMAGKEASGTGNMKFSMNGALTIGTLDGANVEIREAVGEENFFLFGLTAEEVRQRQAERYHPWSFYDQNPELRSVIDLINSGLFSHGDTELFRPITDNLLHDDPFMVLADYASYVERQGDVDQAWRDPALWNRMSILNVARMGKFSSDRSIQDYRENIWKVDPVPARI